The DNA region tactttatgtggatgatatatTGATTGCTGAATAACATATGCATGCTATTGTTAGTTTGAAAGTTTTGTTGGGCCAagagtttgatatgaaagacTTGGGTGCTACGAAGAGAAATCTTAGAGTGAAAATTCACAGGGATAAAAGCTCAAGAAAACTGTGGTTATCTCAATGAGACTATGTTGAGAAAGTACTAGACATATTTGGGATGAGCAATTCAAAGTCAGTGTCCACTCCTTTGGCGAATCATTTTAAGCTTTATTCTGAACAATGTCCAAAGACGAGCAAggaatttaaagaaatatatgaCAAATATTCCATATGCAAGTGCAATTTGTTGTTTGATATATGCGATGGTTTGTATACTACAAGACTTGGCTCAAGTGTGAGtaaaattagaaagttaatGGCAAAATCGGGTAAATAACATTGGGAAGCAatcaaatggatcttcaggtaTCTGAAGGGAACTTCAAGTTATGGTATTATTTTTGGTGGTCAATGAGTTGATTTTGTAGTTGCTAGATATGTGAATTCAGACTATGCTAATGATATGGATGACAAAAAGTCTGCAACCAGGTTTGTGTTTAGTTTTTTTGGGGACCTATATATTAGAAATCAACACTTCAGTCTACTATGGTACTATCAATAACTGAAGCATAATAAATGGAAGTAAAGAAGCTAGTAAAGGAACTGAGTATTGAGCAAGGTGGAGTTCAATAACTTTGTGACAATTAGAGCGCAATTTATTTGGCAACAAATCAGGTGCATCATGCTAGAacgaagcatattgatgtgagatttTACAAGAGTTATCGCATCTGGTGAGATACTATTATAGAAGGTTCATATATACTAGTGAAAATACAGTTGATATGTTGATGAAGCCAGTTACTACCGAAAAGTTCAGACATTGTTTGAGCTTGTTGAATGTCTCAAATTGCTAAGGAATGGTGGTAGGCCAGCCCACTTGGAGTGTCTGAAACTCTAAACTGTTATCTTTTAAGAAGGCTTGAATTTCTCGAAGGTGTAAGTATGTGATTTATCTCCTATTAGATGAAATATTCgtcaatgtggagatttgttgtgTATGTGACTTATATATAGACATGTTAATTAAGTTTAGAGTTAATGAACTGGGCCTAGAGTAGTTTAGTCTTTGTGACCTAATTACTACTCTATAAATACCATTTAATGCAGGGTTTAACCCTAAGAGTGAAATAATAGACACTCCTCGTCTATGACGTATGCAGTTTGACCGAACTTTATTATATCTTGTGTTATTTCTCTAACTTTCTCTATTGTTATTAGTTTAGTGGTTACTTGAATAACATAATCCTTCAAACAAATCTTATAAAACCATGATCCTCTTTTCTTTACTATCTTTTCCTAAACTGTCTTATATAGTTGGAATTTAAAAGTACATCAATAAATAAGGACAACAAATTCTCCACAACAgatgaaaaagataaatatagtTTGAGTGattgaaagaatatataaattttatttgtccTTGAATCTATTATGTTTATGTTAAACTTTTGAGTTcactatatataataaatggtAATGACGCTGGAACATGTGTTCACATTGATATTTTTCAGTCTAATATGGGTATAAATGACTGTATgctattttttgaattatatcaaataaacaCGAGTATTGCATATATTTGAAaacgaagaagaaaaaaaataacaaaaaaacaaaaagaagaaaattttgCAATATATTTTCTCAGcttattttagattttagattttccatttttattatgttgGTTTCTGTTTACTAAGCATGCTTTGTTCTTGGCTTAGATAAATTTCTCTAATTATTTTCACTTAGTAAACAATCATGTAGTTATTATTgctgtattatttttatttttaggttgttttattctaaattttgattttgaatgtTATTTTCTTACAATGTTATACTTTGTATGTAATTCACACATTATTTATCTGCAGAGAAACCATTATTGTATTAACAccacataaattaataaaaaaagaaaaagaaaaataatagtatAGCGTGGTGTTTGGTTACAAGCCTACCTTTTGactattattaaagaaaaaaacaagaGAAAAATATAGCATTTTCATAAACTAAGAGTGGGTTGACTCAACAAATTTCCAAACCAAACTTTGGGtttgaattggtcaaaaacATAATTGGAAGAAgtatttgatttattcaaatagatctcttaattaataaattaatcagTCTAGACCTTTGAGTTAAGTAATAATTAGGTTATTGAACGACTAATTAATTGagtaatgaaaataaataattttcaaagtaaaaaaacataaagtTAACAATCACATCTGAACAAAACCCAATTAGAACTAATCTTTTGCCAGccaaattagttaaaatatctTTCTTATGACTTATTGACTTGATAAATTGAGTggaaaaaagattatatattgaattattctaaaaaacatgaaaacaaccTTTCCCCATAACAAATCTATTTACCCACACAACCAACTTCACCTCAAATATTCATGATGGCTGCAAAACCACATTTTCATCTTGCAAAGATCATTTTGGTTCTCTCTATTGGGCTTGCAATTGCGGCCCTTGCATGTGCTTTCGAGCTCACCTCTCCCTCACCCTCGTCCTCACCCTCGGCCTCAAGCTCGCCCTTTGGATTCTTGAAGCATTTGAAGGGATGCCATAAGGGAGAGAAAGTTAAGGGAATCAAACAACTCAAGAACTACCTTGAAAAGTTCGGTTACGTTCACTACGACCACTCTAACAAATCTCACTCAGGCGACGACGACTTTGACGATCTCTTGGAGCCAGCCGTCATAACATACCAAAAAAATTACCATCTTCGTCCCACTGGAGTTCTCGATGACGAAACCGTGTCAACGATGTCTATACCTCGATGTGGCTGTCATGACATCATCAACGGCACCAATACCATGGAGAGAAAGCACGGCCGCCACCTCGGATCCCTACGAAGTGTCGCtcatttcagattttttaatggAAATCCTAGATGGCCTGCTGGAAAAACTAATCTAACCTATGGCTTTCAACTCGGAGCGACATCCCAGTTCTCCGATATAATGGCCAGAGCCTATAATAAGTGGGAAACTGTCACCCATTTCACATTTTCCCAAGTAGAGTTTAACAGTGCCGACATGAAAGTAGGGTTTCATGGCCGGGGATCAGGTGACGATACGTTTGATGGGCCTGGAGGCGTGCTGGCACACACGTGGCCCCCAACAGATGGACGGTCCCACTATGATTTAGATGAGAATTGGGTAGATGGTGAGGTACCTGGTGGAATCGACTTGGAGAGCGTGGCCTTGCACGAGATTGGTCACCAGTTGGGATTGGCACATAGTGAGGTTCTAAATGCTATTATGTATCCGATTACTGCTGTTGGGATAAGAAAGGGCTTACACCAGGATGATATTCAAGGAATCAAGACTTTATATGGGGTTTAAGAGAAGAAACGAAAGTtctaaaatttgaagaaatgtaTGATTAGTTCTGTTATGTCTAATctgaaaaataatgatttatatcTGATTGAAAACTTGAGAccctcaaataataataatattcttatgaatttatatatggTATGTTGTATGCATGATTGATGCATGTTTTTTAGTATAATATGTTGATAAGATATTCAAGTTTCTTTCTTGCATCCATAAATAGCTAGTGATGCTTCCACCTCTTCTATCTAATATCATTAGCACAAACTATATATAATGCTGATAAGAGAATTTTTAGCATGTCTTTTAGAAATAGTACTAAGGCACTCTGTATTTTTGTAatgtattcaaaatatatatgttcAATTGTTATGCTTTGTATGAATAAAGTTATTGAGAATCACAATTTTTCTTTTCCAATTGAGAAGGAATTAGCGACAGTTTAGTATCAGTTATTATTTAACTAAAacaaatgaaatattaataaaggAGGAAAAACATTTAGTCACTAAGTCATCacttcataattaattaatgggttcAAGAACTCTTCACTATACCGTCTTCACTTGTGAGGCGGGGCAAATTagtaaatcatttttttaaaaataaacaaaattgtgAGAAAGGAACACAGGGAACAAATGAATCGATAGCATAAGATCCCATTCCTAGCTTTAGGATCCTTAGCATAGGGCcacccaaaaaaacaaaaatttaagtgtatatatcttaattaaagtttaaatcaaatcatctacacctataaaaaaaattaattacccAAATATCTACTTTGTTTGATTTCACTTAGGATGAGCCAAACAATGATGTAGTTGTTATTGTTGTGTTATTTTCTCTTTAGCTTGTTtcaaaaatttagattttttttttgtttgttgtatttaatttaatttttttgttatgcgcttttttattgtaaaaaatattataagattgATTCTTTTATTGTTATTGATGGAGTATTGTACATTGATGAAACTATTGTTTTAGTTAACTGATCAACAAAGTTTCACTTACACAGTTTATTATATGTAAACTGCTTCAGAATATTTGTAAACGATAAATGTAATCACGCAGTATCACCATAAAGTGTTAGAcatattgttttgaaataacagaaatatatatataaattgtgttacaaatagatgaaataaataaaatatataaaaaacaatatcaccgaataaattgttgattcgagacatgtgcttagcacatttcccttaaaacagttccaccgtctccccatgtgctagagcttatcacagatggctgtctcccagggtacaacgaatctagtagtgattcagcactgaaatcactacacaacgagcttgataaagtacctgaactatcaccgggtttcaacggaaaaatcgaacacagaactcgaagaacactcacaaacaagaagaaaacttttggaattctagagtgagaaagaatgaaaatgaagaagtgatgtggttttttttttgtccatcgaatggtgtgggatagaatgcctatttagattgttgaaataataaactattaattaaatcatcaattgatccaacggttggcattgtttgcctcttcatCTGCCTTActatttcttcttaatgaaggataattgtttgccaaaattaatgaagacatttattttgcaatactcacgttacatggttttttaatctgttaataataatattaaattatcataacaattaataataataacaaactcatgtaagtcacactacaaattaacaacattttgttaattggtcatcaaggcattttgattaattaatttaaattaattaattcaaacatttgaatttcacatgaaattgatttaattttattacccatattctaatttccattcattaatggaatttatagaattagtttaaaaattccaacaatcccccacattaatggaaattgaaagattaacccggtgaaaggttcaacagttgaattctacataggataggtaggtgtaaccctttgaaccttcccttgtgaaagtatataactttactagctgattagtagactcgatgtccttgaactattctgccttttgtgtaaacgattacacactttcacatagaattctccctaatacatgtcaagctctcatggttgtgtccattttggccatggaacacgcgcctggttctgtgagagggtctagaattgagccgtgcaattctttcgaagcggccccacttctccctcacataggtgatctctttgctcacaaagaatcattaaaagcgatatacttatcctcgtcaaaatattattgtttcgttataggattaatcctcaacaataactttccaagttagtacaattaggttatcccattgaacctagttcttgggatctccagtctgcataggttgggttttccttcataccaacttatagtaggctaatgtctcaaaagacttcaaattatctctctattcaataatctgattagtggatccacaatgttatctttgacttacattgtcaaatttgataactccattagagagtatagtctaatgacattatgtctaagacgtgtatgtctagacttgtcacttactctaagcttgtccaatttctaattactatcacaataattagaaatttatgtcggtacattcttagttaaccttggaacatcttctaataagaagcatatcattcgtacatgcttatcatttattttttttttatgaaaatattgtttacttggctaactagtagacaaaatgtctttgaactattcttccttcgtgtaaacgattatatattttacataaaaatattttatttttcgacataagtcaaaaatatagattataacgtttaatctatccatcataagattcttagaagattttcatacgtagattgcacttctaagtgtaaacatattcactttaagacgtaaagtctttcatttaataatatcaatatatcatttgataacaacatgatatttcgtttagtgcaattcatattctttatggatttaaacatttttatcgtaattttcaacgataacaatatcgtacaaaagacacgtaatgaaataattttcattgtcttcatgatatatataattgtcacatccactttttaataaaagtatgatcaaattttcatatcattattataaaatttgttataagtcatatcaagactttataaactttctttttcatttatttcataaaattcttttgaagacattggttcttcaaaattttatgaaaataatgtcaaaatatgacacgtttcttgatttcaaaatcctcaaatctaaaatatcgatttgaacaccaacttagcaaatataaacaagacatttcttgtcattttatttatttttataaagttgcgcaactttatcttttatagagaacatgtttctctaacaacaaattattttaacatttatcataatatacacaatcatttttgtgttataatcaataaaaatatttgcccccacattcgtgttggtatcctttttaaatcacacacatttgtatgatttaaatcaatgattttctaatcaagaaattgtcacataGTTCTTTTAcagatttcttttgttatactcatcatacaatgaatatgaataagataactatatcataaatatttaattgaataaaatataaattctatacaagagattagaatgtttattcatatataaatcattcttcacataatctctacataagaaattaaaaatatttaatcaattaaaatatttatttcaacacttaatttctataaaagaaattagaatatttaatcaaataaatattcaccatatcacataatttctaccaaagaaatcataatgtttcaagcatctttgaccgaagtcgcttaaacatttatttccggttgcacgtttgcatcccgtaatatcggcacatttgccacattatttctcaaatgAAACACAAATTTTCTTGCAGTTATTAGATTtcaaaaaacatcaaattaaacaagtctttatgatgaaattgaaccatgtatatcaaatatataatcgaataacataatcaaataatatgtcatttatatattataattacttcatatatcattaaacaaatatctttctaaaatacattaattgacaatttatctttaatcaaatataaataactaattgttataaataattattcatgtcatcaattcgtccgtttcttaattaattatatgacttTAACTTTTCATAAAAGTTTTTGCATACCAAAAGACAAatagttttatgaaaaaaaaatttagaattttatattaaaacaaaatgcatTTATAATTGATCGTTATTCATATATGTATACTAATGGCTATATAAACATATTACGAATAACacgaatcatcatattattaactaatatgcatgatatatatacaaataatcacttagcaacgtaatcaaataaaatataattataaatatattttatatcttaattaaaacacttacattgccatattctgaacaataatcgacgtgaaacgactatgcatgctcagAAATAACTTTGGGTAAATTGTTCTCACCGAGGCAATTTTTGCAaagacaatttcgactaacatagtcgtgtctttttaaatgcatgattataataagttctaacacaaataacttatttaatctcaagaaatttaaatgcctcaaaatattaataacaacatcattttggcaaattaaatttctataatttctacacaagaaattggaatggctCCAGCACTTAAGGAATCGTTAAGTGTGTCAATtcacatttaataatttctatagaagaaattaaaatgatttcaacatccatgattaaaatcatatatCAGATATCATTCatctcacaattttttttttacacaagaaattgcagtgatttcaacatcaatgactagaGTCAATTTAGCAAGTCTGATTTTTACCAAgaaaaatcattgactatccttcatctcatattatttctacacaagaaattagaatgatttcaatatagtttcaacatcaatgactaaagtcattttaactagtctgatttctaccaagaaatcattgacttatccattcatattataa from Impatiens glandulifera chromosome 5, dImpGla2.1, whole genome shotgun sequence includes:
- the LOC124939280 gene encoding metalloendoproteinase 3-MMP-like, which encodes MAAKPHFHLAKIILVLSIGLAIAALACAFELTSPSPSSSPSASSSPFGFLKHLKGCHKGEKVKGIKQLKNYLEKFGYVHYDHSNKSHSGDDDFDDLLEPAVITYQKNYHLRPTGVLDDETVSTMSIPRCGCHDIINGTNTMERKHGRHLGSLRSVAHFRFFNGNPRWPAGKTNLTYGFQLGATSQFSDIMARAYNKWETVTHFTFSQVEFNSADMKVGFHGRGSGDDTFDGPGGVLAHTWPPTDGRSHYDLDENWVDGEVPGGIDLESVALHEIGHQLGLAHSEVLNAIMYPITAVGIRKGLHQDDIQGIKTLYGV